From the genome of Metarhizium brunneum chromosome 4, complete sequence, one region includes:
- the nuo-24 gene encoding NADH-ubiquinone oxidoreductase subunit, with protein MASKITPFLFRSCVRTASRVARPQTRAFSITACRPSDTLMIHRNTADNNPDIPFKFNKENETVIAEILKRYPEQYKKAAVMPLLDLGQRQHGFTSISVMNEVARLLEMPPMRVYEVASFYTMYNRSPVGKFFVQACTTTPCQLGGCGSDVIVKAIKEHLGIKQGETTADGLFTFIEVECLGACVNAPMIQINDDYYEDLTPATVVDLLKALKASAGEASAAANVPKPGPLTGRDTCENSKGQTNLLDEPWGVEKTRSDL; from the exons CGCCTTCTCCATCACAGCTTGCCGGCCGAGCGACACCTTGATGATT CACCGAAATACCGCGGACAACAACCCCGATATCCCCTTCAAATTCAACAAGGAGAATGAAACCGTCATCGCCGAGATCCTCAAGCGGTATCCCGAGCAGTAcaagaaggccgccgtcaTGCCCCTGCTCGACCtaggccagcgccagcacgGCTTCACCAGCATCAGTGTCATGAACGAGGTCGCTCGCCTGTTGGAGATGCCGCCCATGCGAGTCTACGAAGTGGCCTCCTTCTACACCATGTACAACCGGAGCCCCGTGGGCAAGTTCTTTGTCCAGGCATGCACAACG ACCCCCTGCCAACTGGGCGGCTGCGGATCCGACGTCAtcgtcaaggccatcaaggagcaCCTCGGCATCAAGCAGGGCGAGACGACGGCCGACGGCCTCTTCACCTTCATCGAGGTCGAGTGCCTCGGCGCCTGCGTCAACGCCCCCATGATCCAAATCAACGACGACTACTACGAGGACCTGACGCCCGCGACGGTTGTCGACCTGCTCAAGGCCCTGAAAGccagcgccggcgaggccagcgccgccgccaatgtcCCCAAGCCCGGGCCCCTGACGGGCAGAGATACGTGCGAGAACAGCAAGGGCCAGACAAACCTGTTGGATGAGCCGTGGGGCGTTGAGAAGACGAGATCGGACTTGTAG